A genomic region of Friedmanniella luteola contains the following coding sequences:
- a CDS encoding right-handed parallel beta-helix repeat-containing protein: MSSTTSRPTPERPTAAGSTTAFRRTAKIILSAALALAAGATPLLLPGTAAADTPLVVDGFDRSVSSGWGRADTGGSWADLVGGSSTSVTGSEGRVTNILGGRSFRAYQKAVAAEDAEVRADFTVPAAKDFIYTIEARKQADLSAYLARGRIDSAGKLHMDVMRSQGSTLTMLKEMTLETPVVVGQKLTLKLSTTGEAPVIVKGKVFVAGQNEPGWQVTFLDSAAAALKTPGYAGLQAYNGGSNAAINLATQTFAVTDTTPAPVEEPSNPTSPTPGDPSASPTPGAPTIAPPPAPPAKLATKHGADPVGSAQYPVPTNALFVSAAAGNDANAGTQDKPFKTLNKALTKNWSGQTIVLRAGTYHESVLVAPGHAATIQPYPGEKVWFDGTRAVTGFTRSTTGYVAGGWTTELDSSPTYTKGEPDGTATGWQWIDPQYPMAAHPDMVWVGDVEQTQVGSRDALVPGTFFVDGATDQLYLGADPGTEEVRASDLQVAFSLRAPGTVLRGFGVQRYADSVWQQGVISSYWERMTLDNMTVLDSATGGVGFFKPGSVIKNTTIDGSGQIALHANQADNLVLENLSVTDSNDERFNPAPSSGGIKITQTRGVKLRGSELLRTYGSQFWTDQSTYDITVAGNEILDGSRYGVVLEISSTATVADNIIAGNAFDGVLVANTDKVHIWNNTLVGNRKAIAFAQDSRRIEQLKVSGHDPRRPQPDLSMPWVIGNSTIGNNVMAAGRNASAVISVDVYELISNASDLNIATNGNVYSQTALGVPNSLATWARKGSQPYQFIMLDDFRDNTGQERSSASLVLPTPVDSAYRPLPAVAAKLSAVAQPLPSEVADRIGRTTGDKALGAWSRPTA, encoded by the coding sequence ATGAGCTCGACCACCTCCCGTCCCACCCCCGAGCGGCCGACGGCCGCCGGCTCGACCACCGCGTTCCGCCGGACGGCCAAGATCATCCTGTCCGCCGCGCTGGCCCTCGCCGCCGGCGCGACGCCGCTGCTGCTCCCCGGCACCGCCGCCGCCGACACCCCGCTGGTCGTCGACGGCTTCGACCGCTCCGTGAGCTCCGGCTGGGGCCGGGCCGACACGGGCGGCAGCTGGGCCGACCTGGTCGGCGGCAGCTCCACCTCCGTCACCGGCAGCGAGGGCAGGGTCACCAACATCCTGGGCGGCCGGAGCTTCCGGGCCTACCAGAAGGCCGTGGCGGCCGAGGACGCCGAGGTGCGCGCCGACTTCACCGTGCCGGCCGCGAAGGACTTCATCTACACGATCGAGGCGCGCAAGCAGGCCGACCTGTCCGCCTACCTCGCCCGCGGCCGCATCGACTCCGCGGGCAAGCTGCACATGGACGTCATGCGCTCCCAGGGCAGCACCTTGACCATGCTCAAGGAGATGACGCTGGAGACCCCCGTCGTGGTGGGGCAGAAGCTCACGCTGAAGCTGTCCACCACCGGCGAGGCGCCCGTCATCGTCAAGGGCAAGGTCTTCGTCGCCGGCCAGAACGAGCCGGGCTGGCAGGTGACCTTCCTCGACTCCGCCGCCGCCGCGCTGAAGACGCCGGGGTACGCCGGCCTCCAGGCCTACAACGGCGGGTCCAACGCGGCGATCAACCTGGCGACCCAGACGTTCGCCGTCACCGACACCACGCCCGCGCCGGTCGAGGAGCCCAGCAACCCGACCTCGCCGACGCCGGGTGACCCCAGCGCGAGCCCGACCCCGGGCGCCCCGACCATCGCCCCGCCCCCGGCGCCGCCGGCCAAGCTGGCCACCAAGCACGGCGCCGACCCGGTCGGCAGCGCCCAGTACCCGGTGCCCACCAACGCGCTCTTCGTCTCGGCCGCAGCCGGCAACGACGCCAACGCCGGCACCCAGGACAAGCCGTTCAAGACGCTCAACAAGGCCCTCACCAAGAACTGGTCCGGCCAGACGATCGTGCTGCGCGCCGGCACCTACCACGAGTCCGTGCTCGTCGCCCCCGGCCACGCCGCCACCATCCAGCCCTACCCCGGCGAGAAGGTGTGGTTCGACGGCACCCGAGCCGTCACGGGCTTCACCCGCAGCACCACGGGCTACGTCGCCGGCGGCTGGACGACCGAGCTCGACTCCAGCCCCACCTACACCAAGGGCGAGCCCGACGGCACGGCCACCGGCTGGCAGTGGATCGACCCGCAGTACCCGATGGCCGCGCACCCCGACATGGTGTGGGTCGGCGACGTCGAGCAGACCCAGGTGGGCAGCCGGGACGCCCTGGTGCCCGGCACCTTCTTCGTCGACGGCGCCACCGACCAGCTCTACCTGGGTGCCGACCCCGGGACCGAGGAGGTGCGGGCCTCTGACCTGCAGGTGGCGTTCTCCCTGCGGGCGCCCGGCACCGTCCTGCGCGGGTTCGGCGTCCAGCGCTACGCCGACTCGGTCTGGCAGCAGGGCGTGATCAGCAGCTACTGGGAGCGGATGACCCTGGACAACATGACCGTCCTCGACAGCGCCACCGGTGGCGTCGGGTTCTTCAAGCCGGGCTCGGTGATCAAGAACACCACGATCGACGGCTCCGGCCAGATCGCCCTGCACGCCAACCAGGCCGACAACCTGGTGCTGGAGAACCTGTCGGTCACCGACAGCAACGACGAGCGGTTCAACCCGGCGCCGAGCTCGGGCGGCATCAAGATCACGCAGACCCGGGGCGTCAAGCTGCGCGGCAGCGAGCTGCTGCGGACCTACGGCAGCCAGTTCTGGACCGACCAGTCCACCTACGACATCACCGTCGCGGGCAACGAGATCCTCGACGGCTCCCGGTACGGCGTCGTCCTCGAGATCTCCTCGACGGCGACCGTGGCCGACAACATCATCGCCGGCAACGCCTTCGACGGGGTCCTCGTCGCCAACACCGACAAGGTGCACATCTGGAACAACACCCTCGTGGGCAACCGGAAGGCGATCGCCTTCGCTCAGGACTCGCGGCGGATCGAGCAGCTGAAGGTCTCGGGGCACGACCCCCGCCGCCCGCAGCCCGACCTGAGCATGCCCTGGGTGATCGGGAACAGCACGATCGGCAACAACGTGATGGCCGCCGGCAGGAACGCCAGCGCCGTGATCTCCGTGGACGTCTACGAGCTGATCAGCAACGCCAGCGACCTGAACATCGCCACCAACGGCAACGTCTACTCCCAGACCGCCCTGGGCGTCCCGAACTCCCTGGCCACCTGGGCCCGGAAGGGCAGCCAGCCCTACCAGTTCATCATGCTGGACGACTTCCGCGACAACACCGGCCAGGAGCGCTCCAGCGCGAGCCTGGTGCTGCCGACGCCCGTCGACTCGGCCTACCGCCCCCTGCCCGCGGTGGCCGCCAAGCTGAGCGCGGTGGCCCAGCCGCTCCCGTCGGAGGTCGCCGACCGGATCGGGCGCACCACCGGCGACAAGGCCCTGGGAGCCTGGAGCCGCCCGACGGCC
- the moaA gene encoding GTP 3',8-cyclase MoaA, which produces MPRVRSATGASPTPGPGAGALRDRYGRVSTDLRISLTDRCNLRCTYCMPAEGLDWMPHDEVLDDDEVVRLARIGVERLGITTLRLTGGEPLLRKDLEHLVAELAALDPRPVVALTTNGIGLARRAGALAAAGLNRINVSLDTLQSDTFASLTRRRRLDDVLAGIRAAREAGLDPVKINTVLMRGVNDHEAVPLLRWAMAEGVQLRFIEQMPLDAQHAWERSTMITAAEIRARIQPHLPLVEDPADALARGSAPAELFRVEGTEHAVGIIAAVSKPFCGSCDRVRLTADGQIRTCLFSRTESDLRGALRGGATDAEIADRWLVAVQGKQAGHGIDDPTFLQPDRPMSAIGG; this is translated from the coding sequence ATGCCCCGCGTGCGGTCCGCGACCGGCGCCTCGCCGACCCCCGGTCCCGGCGCCGGAGCGCTGCGGGACCGCTACGGCCGGGTGTCCACCGACCTGCGGATCTCCCTCACCGACCGCTGCAACCTGCGCTGCACCTACTGCATGCCCGCCGAGGGCCTGGACTGGATGCCGCACGACGAGGTCCTCGACGACGACGAGGTGGTCCGGCTGGCGCGGATCGGCGTCGAGCGGCTGGGGATCACGACGCTCCGGCTGACCGGCGGTGAACCGCTGCTCCGCAAGGACCTCGAGCACCTGGTGGCCGAGCTCGCCGCGCTGGACCCGCGGCCGGTGGTCGCGCTCACCACCAACGGCATCGGGCTGGCCCGACGGGCGGGCGCGCTGGCGGCGGCCGGCCTCAACCGGATCAACGTCTCCCTCGACACCCTGCAGTCCGACACCTTCGCCAGCCTCACCCGGCGTCGCCGGCTCGACGACGTGCTGGCCGGGATCCGCGCCGCCCGCGAGGCCGGGCTCGACCCCGTCAAGATCAACACCGTGCTGATGCGCGGCGTCAACGACCACGAGGCCGTCCCGCTGCTGCGGTGGGCGATGGCCGAGGGGGTGCAGCTCCGCTTCATCGAGCAGATGCCCCTGGACGCGCAGCACGCGTGGGAGCGGTCGACCATGATCACCGCGGCCGAGATCCGGGCCCGGATCCAGCCGCACCTGCCCCTGGTCGAGGACCCGGCCGACGCTCTCGCCCGGGGCAGCGCCCCCGCGGAGCTGTTCCGCGTCGAGGGCACCGAGCACGCGGTGGGGATCATCGCGGCCGTCTCCAAGCCGTTCTGCGGCAGCTGCGACCGCGTGCGGCTGACCGCCGACGGCCAGATCCGGACGTGCCTGTTCTCGCGCACCGAGTCCGACCTCCGGGGTGCCCTGCGGGGCGGGGCCACGGACGCCGAGATCGCCGACCGCTGGCTGGTCGCGGTGCAGGGCAAGCAGGCCGGGCACGGCATCGACGACCCGACGTTCCTGCAGCCGGACCGTCCGATGTCGGCCATCGGCGGCTGA
- a CDS encoding acetone carboxylase, with protein sequence MPEQGAEPGAVLRGVDPLPTGPDGLVCSAKGCRAPAGFDLQWNNPKIHTPDRRKHWLACADHRDQLRSFLASRGFLRDVQPLEVDGA encoded by the coding sequence TTGCCTGAGCAGGGAGCTGAGCCGGGAGCGGTGCTGCGCGGGGTGGACCCGCTGCCGACCGGGCCGGACGGGCTGGTCTGCTCGGCCAAGGGCTGCCGGGCCCCGGCCGGGTTCGACCTGCAGTGGAACAACCCGAAGATCCACACGCCGGACCGGCGGAAGCACTGGTTGGCCTGCGCGGACCACCGCGACCAGCTGCGCAGCTTCCTGGCCAGCCGGGGATTCCTGCGCGACGTCCAGCCCCTGGAGGTCGACGGCGCCTGA
- a CDS encoding DUF3099 domain-containing protein, translating into MADPAQDADPGRRPPGRPVHPAGAAPRGRPAAATLITDARTPSSQEMSRRVRRYAITMGFRTACFLSMLVVHGWPRWVLLGCAVFLPYVAVVLANQSDQRTRTGRVERGAPADAPQLTTGEHPEVVAGDVVEGSVEDDDLDEREGRVA; encoded by the coding sequence GTGGCCGACCCCGCGCAGGACGCCGACCCGGGCCGCCGTCCCCCGGGCCGCCCGGTCCACCCCGCCGGTGCCGCCCCGCGCGGCCGGCCGGCGGCCGCCACCCTGATCACCGACGCACGGACGCCGTCGAGCCAGGAGATGTCGCGGCGGGTGCGGCGCTACGCGATCACCATGGGCTTCCGGACGGCGTGCTTCCTCAGCATGCTCGTCGTCCACGGCTGGCCGCGGTGGGTGCTGCTGGGCTGTGCCGTCTTCCTGCCCTACGTCGCCGTCGTGCTCGCGAACCAGTCCGACCAGCGCACGCGGACGGGCCGCGTGGAGCGCGGTGCACCCGCCGACGCCCCGCAGCTGACGACCGGGGAGCACCCCGAGGTGGTCGCGGGGGACGTGGTGGAGGGGTCGGTCGAGGACGACGACCTGGACGAGCGGGAGGGGCGCGTTGCCTGA
- the fabG gene encoding 3-oxoacyl-ACP reductase FabG — protein sequence MTSTAAAAVPAATPRTVLVTGGSKGIGRGIAERMLASGHRVAATYRSGDVPAGVLGVRADVTVPEQVEAAFAEVESALGSVEVLVANAGITRDTLLMRMSDEDWDAVLATNLTGAFRVARRAARPMIRARFGRMVFISSVVGQLGSAGQVNYAASKAGLVGMARSLARELGSRGVTANVLAPGFVETDMTAELGEAAVEKYTAQIPLGRLGAVDDVAAAVEFLASDAAGYVTGALLPVDGGLGMGH from the coding sequence GTGACCTCCACCGCCGCCGCTGCCGTGCCCGCCGCCACCCCCCGCACCGTGCTCGTCACCGGCGGCAGCAAGGGCATCGGCCGCGGCATCGCGGAGCGCATGCTGGCCTCGGGCCACCGGGTGGCGGCCACCTACCGCAGCGGCGACGTCCCGGCCGGCGTGCTCGGGGTGCGGGCCGACGTCACGGTCCCCGAGCAGGTGGAGGCGGCGTTCGCCGAGGTCGAGTCCGCGCTGGGCTCCGTCGAGGTGCTGGTCGCCAACGCCGGCATCACCCGCGACACCCTGCTGATGCGGATGAGCGACGAGGACTGGGACGCCGTGCTGGCCACCAACCTGACCGGAGCCTTCCGGGTGGCCCGGCGCGCCGCCCGCCCGATGATCCGCGCCCGCTTCGGCCGGATGGTGTTCATCTCCTCCGTCGTCGGCCAGCTGGGGTCGGCCGGCCAGGTGAACTACGCCGCCTCCAAGGCCGGCCTGGTCGGGATGGCGCGGTCCCTGGCCCGCGAGCTGGGTTCGCGCGGCGTGACGGCGAACGTGCTGGCCCCGGGCTTCGTCGAGACCGACATGACGGCCGAGCTGGGGGAGGCGGCCGTCGAGAAGTACACGGCGCAGATCCCGCTCGGCCGGCTGGGCGCGGTCGACGACGTGGCCGCGGCCGTTGAGTTCCTGGCCTCGGACGCCGCCGGCTACGTCACCGGCGCGCTCCTCCCGGTCGACGGCGGCCTCGGCATGGGACACTGA
- the fabI gene encoding enoyl-ACP reductase FabI, protein MGILEGKNILVAGVTLDTSIGFHVARIAQAEGATVVVSNFGRAMSLTGRVIKKLDPVPPLLEVDVTDEEHLAGLAEKLGEHVGSLDGLVHSLAFANPATALGGKFLSTPWSDVATALQVSAYSLASLTMACKPLLAPSASVVGMTFDAQVSWPVYDWMGVSKSALESTSRYLARYLGPEGVRVNLVAAGPLETLAKRAIGGADTFNEVWGQRAPLGWDPKDMEPTARAVVALLSDWFPKTTGEMVHVDGGLHSTGA, encoded by the coding sequence GTGGGAATCCTCGAAGGCAAGAACATCCTGGTGGCCGGCGTCACCCTCGACACCTCGATCGGCTTCCACGTCGCGCGGATCGCGCAGGCGGAGGGCGCCACGGTGGTCGTCTCCAACTTCGGGCGGGCGATGAGCCTGACCGGCCGGGTGATCAAGAAGCTCGACCCGGTGCCGCCGCTGCTCGAGGTCGACGTGACGGACGAGGAGCACCTGGCCGGTCTGGCCGAGAAGCTGGGCGAGCACGTGGGCTCCCTCGACGGTCTCGTCCACTCGCTGGCGTTCGCCAACCCCGCGACCGCGCTCGGCGGGAAGTTCCTCTCCACCCCCTGGTCCGACGTCGCCACCGCCCTGCAGGTCTCGGCCTACTCGCTCGCCTCGCTGACCATGGCCTGCAAGCCGCTGCTCGCGCCGTCCGCGTCTGTGGTCGGGATGACGTTCGACGCACAGGTCTCCTGGCCCGTCTACGACTGGATGGGCGTCTCCAAGTCGGCGCTGGAGAGCACCAGCCGCTACCTCGCCCGCTACCTCGGCCCCGAGGGCGTGCGGGTGAACCTCGTGGCGGCCGGCCCGCTGGAGACGCTGGCCAAGCGGGCGATCGGTGGCGCCGACACCTTCAACGAGGTCTGGGGCCAGCGCGCGCCCCTCGGCTGGGACCCCAAGGACATGGAGCCGACGGCCCGCGCGGTCGTCGCCCTGCTGAGTGACTGGTTCCCGAAGACGACGGGCGAGATGGTGCACGTCGACGGCGGCCTGCACTCCACCGGCGCCTGA
- a CDS encoding Mur ligase family protein, producing the protein MPPEPSSALVEVRLLVGPNLYFPRPAAKLTLDVSHLLGLPEEQARDVAAALGLPGARPGPAASAFRQRAVARWAARLVRRLAAEAGVARLAVRSRPGTVTEQLVVAYPWRSSGRAEALGTAVAAVLDALAAGTPAGALEPVLVEAGARVRSAPRGRGPSLLKPQVPVVAVTGTNGKTTTSRMIGHVAQRAGWSVGWSSTDGVYLDGVLVEAGDFSGPSGAGQVLRHPGVQLAVTETARGGILRRGVGVAWNDVSVVTNISSDHLGVDGIDTLDQLAEVKAVITKITRPGGWCVLNADDPRTFAMRSGTRAGIWAFTRDPDSPSGRAVLDAGGRVSTVLDGWVAVLRAGADPLAVVQVADVPMTLAGLSRVNVENALAVASATLALGFSPEQVADGLTSFRPGEDNPGRMNLWTVPRADGGSVTVVVDLAHNEAGLEALLEIMAGVRRPGARLLLGVGTAGDRGDDVLVRLGEIAALGADVVEVARKSEYYRGRPPEEMGRLIAEGAAHAGVAALREHADELTCLVSLTHQAGDGDVVALMTHQDREAVDRWLVEQGASRDDPATLRAKVRAAAETPTPPDPA; encoded by the coding sequence GTGCCGCCCGAGCCGTCGTCCGCCCTGGTCGAGGTCCGGCTGCTGGTCGGCCCGAACCTCTACTTCCCCCGCCCGGCCGCCAAGCTGACCCTCGACGTCAGCCACCTGCTGGGTCTGCCGGAGGAGCAGGCCCGGGACGTGGCGGCGGCCCTCGGGCTGCCGGGGGCCCGGCCGGGACCGGCCGCCTCGGCCTTCCGGCAGCGCGCCGTCGCCCGCTGGGCGGCCCGGCTGGTCCGCCGGCTGGCCGCCGAGGCCGGCGTCGCCCGCCTCGCCGTCCGCTCGCGGCCGGGCACGGTCACCGAGCAGCTGGTCGTCGCGTACCCGTGGCGCAGCTCGGGCCGGGCGGAGGCGCTCGGGACGGCGGTGGCCGCGGTGCTGGACGCCCTCGCTGCCGGGACCCCGGCCGGTGCGCTCGAGCCGGTCCTGGTCGAGGCCGGTGCTCGGGTGCGGAGCGCCCCGCGCGGACGTGGACCCTCGCTGCTGAAGCCGCAGGTGCCGGTCGTCGCGGTCACCGGGACCAACGGCAAGACCACCACGTCGCGGATGATCGGGCACGTCGCCCAGCGCGCCGGCTGGTCGGTGGGCTGGTCGAGCACGGACGGCGTCTACCTCGACGGTGTGCTGGTGGAGGCCGGCGACTTCTCGGGCCCCAGCGGGGCCGGTCAGGTGCTCCGCCACCCGGGCGTCCAGCTCGCGGTCACCGAGACCGCGCGCGGAGGGATCCTCAGGCGGGGGGTGGGGGTGGCCTGGAACGACGTCTCGGTGGTCACCAACATCAGCAGCGACCACCTCGGGGTCGACGGGATCGACACCCTGGACCAGCTGGCCGAGGTGAAGGCGGTGATCACCAAGATCACCCGGCCCGGCGGCTGGTGCGTGCTGAACGCGGACGACCCCCGGACCTTCGCCATGCGGTCGGGCACCCGCGCCGGCATCTGGGCCTTCACCCGCGACCCCGACTCCCCGTCCGGGCGGGCGGTGCTGGACGCCGGCGGCCGGGTCAGCACCGTGCTCGACGGCTGGGTCGCGGTCCTGCGGGCCGGCGCGGACCCGCTGGCCGTCGTCCAGGTGGCCGACGTGCCGATGACCCTGGCGGGCCTCAGCCGGGTCAACGTCGAGAACGCCCTCGCGGTCGCCTCCGCCACGCTCGCGCTGGGCTTCAGCCCCGAGCAGGTGGCCGACGGGCTCACCTCGTTCCGGCCCGGCGAGGACAACCCGGGCCGGATGAACCTGTGGACGGTGCCCCGCGCCGACGGCGGGTCGGTCACCGTGGTCGTGGACCTCGCCCACAACGAGGCCGGGCTGGAGGCGCTGCTGGAGATCATGGCCGGGGTGCGGCGGCCCGGGGCGCGGCTGCTACTCGGCGTCGGGACGGCCGGCGACCGGGGCGACGACGTGCTGGTCCGGCTGGGCGAGATCGCCGCCCTCGGAGCCGACGTGGTGGAGGTGGCGCGCAAGAGCGAGTACTACCGCGGACGGCCGCCGGAGGAGATGGGCCGGCTCATCGCCGAGGGGGCCGCGCACGCCGGCGTCGCAGCCCTGCGCGAGCACGCCGACGAGCTGACGTGCCTGGTCTCGCTGACTCACCAGGCCGGCGACGGCGACGTGGTGGCCCTGATGACCCACCAGGACCGGGAGGCCGTCGACCGGTGGCTGGTGGAGCAGGGCGCGAGCCGGGACGACCCGGCCACCCTGCGGGCCAAGGTGCGGGCGGCCGCGGAGACGCCGACGCCCCCGGACCCGGCCTGA
- a CDS encoding YihY/virulence factor BrkB family protein codes for MTPPPQTSAEARGVPGGTAEKPSQVPAKGWVQIAKRGWAEAKADNVPLLAAGMAYYAFLAIFPALIAAVLLYGLFADPATIAEQVNNLGAALPEDIRKTITDQITLAAGSGAGWGAVIAIALALFSASGGVGNMMTAINTAYDEEETRGFVKKRAIALALTLGAIVFLLIVVALVAVLPAVLNFLGTSTLATLGIQVVRWLLIVVVITAALAVLYRVAPDRDAPKLRWVSVGAGIATVLWLLASVGFSLYVSNFSSYAKTYGALAGIVILLLWLFITSYAILLGAEINAESEQQTAADTTKGPAQPMGQRDAVKADSVPGDADQAGAGKSR; via the coding sequence ATGACACCACCCCCCCAGACCTCTGCCGAAGCCCGAGGGGTACCCGGCGGGACGGCCGAGAAGCCCAGCCAGGTGCCCGCCAAGGGCTGGGTCCAGATCGCCAAGCGCGGCTGGGCCGAGGCCAAGGCCGACAACGTCCCACTGCTCGCGGCCGGCATGGCCTACTACGCCTTCCTCGCGATCTTCCCGGCGCTGATCGCCGCCGTCCTGCTGTACGGGCTGTTCGCCGACCCGGCCACCATCGCCGAGCAGGTCAACAACCTCGGTGCAGCCCTGCCGGAGGACATCCGCAAGACCATCACCGACCAGATCACGCTGGCTGCGGGCAGCGGCGCCGGCTGGGGTGCGGTCATCGCGATAGCGCTGGCGCTGTTCAGCGCCTCGGGCGGTGTCGGCAACATGATGACGGCCATCAACACGGCCTACGACGAGGAGGAGACCCGCGGCTTCGTCAAGAAGCGCGCGATCGCCCTCGCCCTCACGCTGGGCGCGATCGTCTTCCTGCTGATCGTGGTCGCCCTCGTCGCCGTGCTGCCCGCCGTGCTGAACTTCCTGGGCACCAGCACCCTCGCCACCCTCGGCATCCAGGTGGTCCGCTGGCTCCTCATCGTCGTCGTCATCACCGCGGCGCTCGCCGTGCTGTACCGCGTGGCTCCCGACCGTGACGCCCCCAAGCTGCGGTGGGTGTCGGTGGGCGCGGGCATCGCCACGGTGCTCTGGCTGCTGGCCTCGGTCGGCTTCTCGCTCTACGTCTCCAACTTCTCCAGCTACGCCAAGACCTACGGCGCCCTGGCCGGCATCGTGATCCTGCTGCTGTGGCTGTTCATCACGTCCTACGCGATCCTGCTCGGGGCCGAGATCAACGCCGAGTCCGAGCAGCAGACCGCGGCCGACACGACCAAGGGTCCGGCCCAGCCGATGGGGCAGCGCGACGCCGTCAAGGCCGACAGCGTGCCCGGCGACGCCGACCAGGCGGGCGCGGGCAAGTCCCGCTGA
- a CDS encoding phage holin family protein has product MSTPSPDPTPTGAGATAVGGPPPGSAPDQQSVGELVSSLSADLSRLVRDEMRLAQAEVTTKAKKAGIGVGAFGAAGVLALYAVGVLLAAAVLGLATALPGWLAALVVGVVVLVVAAVAALVGKKKVQEAAPPVPTRAVESVKADVQEIKESVKR; this is encoded by the coding sequence ATGTCCACGCCATCCCCTGACCCGACCCCCACCGGCGCCGGGGCCACCGCCGTCGGTGGCCCGCCGCCCGGGTCCGCCCCGGACCAGCAGTCCGTCGGCGAGCTCGTGAGCTCGCTGTCCGCCGACCTCAGCCGGCTGGTCCGCGACGAGATGCGGCTGGCCCAGGCCGAGGTCACCACCAAGGCCAAGAAGGCCGGCATCGGCGTCGGAGCCTTCGGCGCCGCCGGCGTGCTGGCCCTGTACGCGGTCGGCGTCCTGCTGGCCGCCGCCGTCCTCGGGCTGGCCACCGCGCTGCCGGGCTGGCTCGCCGCCCTGGTCGTCGGCGTCGTCGTCCTGGTCGTCGCGGCCGTCGCCGCCCTGGTCGGCAAGAAGAAGGTCCAGGAGGCCGCTCCGCCGGTGCCCACCCGCGCCGTCGAGAGCGTCAAGGCCGACGTGCAGGAGATCAAGGAGAGCGTGAAGCGATGA
- a CDS encoding DUF3618 domain-containing protein, producing MSETTPAGPGPDATPEEIEADIAATRARLAGNVDALADKVDVKARAQDKVEDVKVAAQARAEEGREKLVAGSRQVTDRYQGLPRPAQIAIAVAPVVLMVVLVIRKIRS from the coding sequence ATGAGCGAGACCACCCCAGCCGGCCCCGGCCCCGACGCCACCCCCGAGGAGATCGAGGCCGACATCGCCGCGACCCGCGCCCGGCTCGCCGGCAACGTCGACGCCCTGGCCGACAAGGTCGACGTCAAGGCCCGCGCGCAGGACAAGGTCGAGGACGTCAAGGTCGCCGCCCAGGCGCGCGCCGAGGAGGGCCGGGAGAAGCTGGTCGCCGGCTCCCGCCAGGTGACGGACCGCTACCAGGGCCTGCCGCGGCCGGCCCAGATCGCCATCGCGGTGGCACCGGTCGTGCTGATGGTCGTCCTGGTCATCCGTAAGATCCGTTCCTGA
- a CDS encoding DUF4235 domain-containing protein — MANKTAKLAYRPVGLLASLAAGSVASAIFKQIWKRVAHEDDAPDALQSEYTFGKVLLAAAIQGAIFAVVKAAIDRGGALGFEKVTGSWPGS; from the coding sequence ATGGCCAACAAGACCGCCAAGCTCGCCTACCGCCCGGTGGGCCTGCTCGCCAGCCTCGCCGCGGGCTCCGTCGCCAGCGCGATCTTCAAGCAGATCTGGAAGCGGGTCGCGCACGAGGACGACGCGCCCGACGCCCTGCAGTCGGAGTACACCTTCGGCAAGGTGCTGCTCGCCGCCGCGATCCAGGGCGCCATCTTCGCCGTCGTCAAGGCCGCCATCGACCGCGGCGGTGCCCTGGGCTTCGAGAAGGTGACGGGGTCCTGGCCCGGCAGCTGA